From the genome of Oceanococcus atlanticus:
TACACGGCGCAACTCTTTTGCGCGCGGCAGAGTGGTTTTGATCAGTTCGTGCTCGACCAGCGAATTGGTCAGATTCTGCAGCATCGCTTTGCGATGCGATGATTCACGCCCGAGCTGACGGCCGGAATTACGATGACGCATGACGTTTAGTCCTCAAGCCTTGGCTTCGCTGCTCGGCGAAGTCCAGCTGTCCAGTTCCATGCCCAGGCTCAGACCTTGCTGCTCCAGGACATCCTTGATTTCATTGAGCGACTTCTTACCGAGGTTCGGCGTCTTCATCAACTCAACTTCAGTACGCTGGACCAAATCGCCCACGTAGTAGATGTTTTCCGCTTTCAGGCAGTTGGCCGAACGCACGGTCAACTCCAGCTCATCAATCGGCCGCATCAGCGCCGGATTGACTTCTTCACTGGGACCAGCTTCCGGCTGCGGTGCTGCAGCTTCTTCATCGAGATCAACGAATACGGTCAACTGATCGCGCAGAATGCCAGCGGCAACACGAACAGCCTCGCCCGGTGCGATGCCACCATTGGTGTGCACGTCGAGAATCAGCTTGTCCAGATTGGTCCGCTGTTCAACACGCGCTGCATCCACACTGTAGCTGACGCGACGAACCGGACTGTAGGAAGCGTCCAGACGCAGCCCACTGACCAAATCCGTTTCTTCTTCGCTCATGCTGGCACGGCTCGCCGCAGGAACATAACCACGACCACGTGTAACGGTCAGCGTCATGTCCAGGCTTCCACCGGTCAGATTGGCCAGATGCAGATCCGGATTGACGATCTCCACATCATGATCAAGCTGAATGTCGCCAGCCGTCACCGCACCATCGCCGGACTTCTTCAGCGTCAGCTTGGCTTCTTCACGCGCATTCATGCGCACAGCGACGTTCTTCAGGTTCAGCAGAATGTCGAGGACATCTTCCTGAACACCTTCAATGGTGGAGTACTCATGCACAACACCGTCAATTTCCACCTGGGTGATTGCCGCACCGGGGATCGACGACAGCATGATCCGGCGCAGGGCGTTGCCCAGGGTGTGACCGAAACCGCGTTCCAGCGGTTCCAGCACGATTTTCGCGCGGTTGGGGCCGAGTTCTTCGACTTCAACCAGGCGGGGTTTCAAAAGTTCGGAAACGCCACTCATGCGTTCACCTCTTGCTCTGCATCCAGGGAATTGTCAGCGTTTACTTGGAGTAAAGCTCGACAACAAGATTTTCGTTGATGTCTTCAAGGAACTGGTCACGATCCGGTATCGACTTGAACGTGCCTTCCAGTTTCTTTTCGTCGACTTCAACCCAATCCTTCAGACCAACCTGCGTGGCCACATCCAGCGCATCTTTAATGCGAATCTGGTTCTTAGCACGCTCACGCACGGACACGATGTCACCAGCGCTGACCTGATAGGACGGAATATTCACGGTCTGACCATTTACGCTGATGGCTTTGTGATTCACCAGCTGACGCGCCTCGGCACGCGTGGCGGCAAAGCCCATACGGTAAACGACGTTGTCAAGACGACGCTCAAGCATCTGCAGCAGCAACGCGCCGGTGGCGCCCTTCTGCTGGGCTGCTTTCTTGTAGTAGTTACGGAACTGACGCTCCAGCACGCCATACATCTGGCGCAGCTTCTGCTTCTCACGCAACTGCAAGCCGTAGTCAGACAGCCGGGCGCCACGACGCGCACCATGCTGACCCGGAGGAGCGTCAATGCGGCACTTGCCTTCCAGGCTACGACCGCGGCTCTTCAGAAACAGGTCGGTGCCAGCGCGACGCGCTTGCTTACACTTAGGACCGGTGTACTTCGCCATGATATTTCCTTAGACCCGACGACGCTTGGGCGGACGGCAACCGTTATGCGGAATCGGCGTCACGTCCGTGATGTTGGTGATACGAAAACCGTTGGCATTGAGCGAACGAATCGCGGATTCACGCCCCGGGCCAGGGCCCTTTACGCGAACTTCCAGATTTTTCACCCCATGTTCAGCGGCTACGGTGCCAGCCTTCTCGGCGGCGACCTGGGCAGCGAACGGCGTGCTCTTGCGCGAACCCTTGAACCCACTGCCACCACTGGTCGCCCAAGCCAAAGCATTGCCCTGACGATCGGTGATCATAATGATGGTGTTGTTGAAGGTTGCGTGAATATGCGCAATCCCTTCAGGGATGTTTTTCTTGACGCGTTTTTTAGTGCGCGCAGATTTTGGCTGAGCCATTCCTTATACCCTGTGAATCACTTACGAATCGGACGACGCGGACCCTTGCGGGTACGAGCATTCGTCTGAGTCTGCTGGCCGCGAACGGGCAGCCCACGACGATGACGCAGGCCGCGATAGCAACCCAGGTCCATCAATCGTTTGATGTTCATTGACACTTCCCGACGCAGATCACCTTCGACGTCGTACTGGCCTACGCCAGCGCGCAGCGCTTCCAGTTCTGCATCGGTCAGATCCTTGATCTTGGCCGACGGTGCAATGTTGCTGTCTGCACAGATCTTGGCAGCACGGGTCGCCCCAATACCGTAGATCGACTGCAGTGCAATCACCGTATGTTTGTTAGCCGGTACGTTTACACCCGCGATACGCGCCATCTTAAACCCTCCGAGCCGCGAAAACGCGAGAAATCAAACCAGACATTTTAACGTGAGTCATACTCTCAACTCAACCTTGACGTTGCTTGTGACGGGGGTCGGTGCTGCAGATCACGCGCACCGTGCCCTGGCGCCGAACTACTTTGCAGTTGCGGCACATCTTTTTGACTGAAGCACGAACTTTCATGTGTATTCTCCTGCAGGCCGCGACTAGCGCGGAACCCCTGCCTTGCCAGATCCTTTCAGATTGGCCTTTTTCAACAAGCCGTCATACTGGTGCGACATCATGTGCGCTTGCAGCTGCGCCATGAAATCCATCACCACCACGACGATGATCAGCAGCGACGTGCCGCCGAAATAAAACGGTACGTTCCACTCCAGAATCAGGAATTCCGGCAGCAGACATACAGCTGTGATGTACGCAGCACCGCTCACCGTCAAACGTGTCAACACCTTATCGATGTAGGACGCGGTCTGGCGACCGGGGCGTACGCCCGGTACAAATGCACCGGAACGCTTCAGGTTATCCGCGGTTTCCTTCGAATCGAAAACAATCGCGGTGTAAAAGAAGCAGAAAAACACGATCAGTAGCGCGTACAACAGCACGTACAACGGCTGACCAGGCGACAGCGTATTGGCCACGGTTTGAACCAGGCCGCCACCCTCTTCACCGAAGAAGCGAACCATCGAAGCCGGGAACAGAATCAGGCTCGAGGCAAAAATTGGAGGAATCACACCCGACATATTCAGCTTCAGAGGCAAATGCTGCGTCTGAGCCGAGTAGCCGCGGCGCCCCATCTGCCGGCGCGCATGGTGAATCGGGATACGCCGCTGGGCACGTTCTACATAAACCACGAACGCGGTCACCAGCAATGCGAGCACCAGAATCGCCAGAACCTGCCAGCCTTGAATCGAACCGTCACTCACCAGCTGGGCTGTACCGCCCAAGGCTGACGGCAGGCCGGCCACAATGCTGGCGAAGATGATGATCGAAATACCGTTGCCGATACCACGCTCAGAAATCTGCTCACCCAGCCACATCAGGAACATCGTGCCGGTGACCAGCGAAATCGTCGCGGTGAAGACGAAACCCGGCCCCGGGTTAATCGCAATGCCGTTCGACTGCAACGCAATCGTCGCCCCGATCGCCTGGAAGGTTGCCAAAGCAAGCGTGCCGTAGCGCGTGTACTTGGTGATGCGTCGACGACCCGCTTCACCCTCTTTACGCATTTCCTTGAGCTGAGGAATTACCGCGGTCATCAACTGCATAATGATCGATGCAGAGATGTACGGCATGATCCCCAGCGCAAACAGGGACAAACGCTCAAGCGCACCACCGGTGAACATGACACCGAGATCCAAAATGGTCCCGCGCTGCTGTTCAAACAGGGCTTCCAGCTGGACAGGGTCGATCCCCGGCACCGGAATAAACGTTCCGATCCGATAGACCAGCAGAGCACCAAGCACGAACAGAATGCGATTACGCAGTTCTTGCAGGCGTCCGAAATCTGGGAGTGGGCCCTGATTTGCCATGTGTCGTCCTAGTTGACCGAACCGCCAGCAGCTTCAATCGCCGCACGTGCGCCTGCCGTGGCGGGCACACCGTCGACCTTGACAGCCACGCTGATCTCACCGGCCTTGATGATCTTCACCAGGCTGGCTTTGTTACGAATCAAGCCGGCTTTCTTGAGGCTTTCCAGCGTTACCGCTTCATCACCGAAGCGAGCCAGGGCGTCAAGACGCACTTCATCACGCAGCTCGCGCGAAGCGGAGTTGAAACCGCGTTTCGGCAAGCGGCGCTGCAGCGGCATCTGGCCGCCTTCGAAACCGACTTTGTGGTAACCACCGGAGCGGGACTTCTGGCCCTTCACGCCACGACCACAGGTTTTACCCATGTCGGAGCCCGGACCACGACCTACACGCTTGGCGGTTTTTCTGGCCCCTTTGGAGGACCGCAGATCATTCAATCGCATCGTTTCTCGCATGCCGGCTTACGCCGACACTTCCTCTACGTTCAGCAGGTAACGAACCTTGTTCACCATGCCCATGTTTTCGGGCGTGGCTGCACGTTCAACACTGTGATGCATGCGGCGCAGACCGAGGCCACGTACGCAGTCTTTGTGAGACTGCAGACGACCGTTCAGGCTTTTGACCAGGGTGATACGCAGGGTTTTGGTTTCGCTCATGACACCAGTCCTCAGGCAGCGGAGGAGTCGCCAAGCAACTCAGCCACTTTCTTGCCGCGCTTGGCAGCGATGTACTCGGGGTCGTAGATCGAGGTCAGACCGTTGACCGTGGCACGCACCACGTTGATCGGGTTACGCGAACCGTAGGACTTGGCCAAGACGTTCTGAACGCCTGCCACTTCCATAACAGCACGCATCGCGCCGCCAGCAATAACACCGGTACCTTCAGACGCCGGGCGGATAACCACCTGAGTCGCGCCGTGACGGCCGATAACTTTGTGCTGGACCGTGTCGCCCTTCAGACGCACATCCACCATGTTGCGACGAGCTTTCTCCATCGCTTTCTGGATCGCCACCGGTACTTCGCGAGCTTTGCCGTAACCGTAACCAACACGGCCAGCGCCATCACCAACCACGGTCAGCGCGGTGAAACTGAAGATTCGGCCACCCTTGACCACTTTGGCCACACGGTTAACCGCAACCAGCTTTTCCTGCAGATCGCTTTGAGCTTCGTTGTCTGTCTTCGCCATAACTGTGATTCCTTAGAACTGAAGCCCGCCTTCGCGAGCGGCGTCAGCCAGTGCCTGAACACGGCCGTGGTAACGGAAACCGGAACGGTCAAAAGCGACCGATTCAACACCCAGTTCCTTGGCCTTAGCCGCAATCAACGCGCCCACTTTGCGTGCAGCTTCAACATTGCCGGTGTTCTTCAGGCCATCACGCACATCGTTCTGAAGCGTGGAGGCTGAAGCCAGCGTGCGACCGCTTTCCGGCTCAATCAGCTGGGCATAAATGTGACGCGGCGTGCGATGGATGCACAGGCGATGCATTTCCAACTCGTGAATCTTCGCACGTGCCTTGCGAGCACGGCGCTGACGAGCAATTTTCTTGTCCATGTCGACTCAATCCTTCCCGGACTATTTCTTCTTGGCTTCTTTACGGCGCACATACTCATCGGCGTAGCGCACACCCTTGCCCTTGTAAGGCTCCGGCGGACGGTAAGCACGAATTTCTGCAGCAGCCTGGCCAAGCACCTGCTTGTCCGAACCCTTGAGAATGATTTCGGTCTGGCTCGGCGTTTCGGCAGTGATGCCTTCCGGCAGTTCATAAACCACCGGATGCGAGAAACCCAGCGTCAGATTCAGGTTCTTGCCCTGAGCCTGCGCACGGTAGCCCACACCAACCAGCTCCAGCTTACGTTCAAAACCGGCACTGACGCCCTGCGTCATGTTAGCCAGTAGCGCGCGGGTCGTACCCGACATTGCGGCGTTGCGTTCGATGCTCGAATCCGCAATGCGCACCACGTTACCTTCAACTGCCAGTTCGATACCGTCATTCAGCGTCAGAGCCATCTGACCCTTGCTGCCTTTGACGGTGACTTCCTGACCATCGACTTTAATTTCGACGCCCTTGGGAAGTTCAATCGGATATTTTGCAATACGTGACATGTCGACTCCTTACGCCACGATGCACAGGACTTCACCGCCCTGGCCATTGGCGCGTGCCTGGCGATCCGCCATCACACCGGTGGAGGTGGAGACAATCGCCACACCGAGACCGCCCAGAACCTGGGGCAGCTCGTCACGGCTCTTGTAGATCCGCAGCGACGGCTTGCTCACACGTTGCAACAAATCGATGACCGGCTTGCCCTGGAAGTACTTGAGCTCAATGTTCAAAGTTTCCTTGGCGCCGTCCTTCTGACTATTGAAGGCACTGATATAGCCTTCGTCCAGAAGCACCTGTGCAATCGCTTTCTTAACTTTCGAGCTCGGCATGGAGACCGTGGTCAACCGCGCGGCCTGGCCGTTGCGGATGCGGGTCAGCATGTCCGAGATGGGATCAGTCATACTCATAATTTAGTTACCGATATCCCCGGTTGTTACCAACTGGATTTCTTCAGACCGGGGACTTCGCCCCGCATGGTGTGTTCACGCAGCTTGTTGCGCGCCAGGCCGAAGCGACGGTAATAACCGTGCGGACGACCGGTCAGCTCACAACGATTCTGGCCGCGTACCGGAGCGGAGTCGCGAGGCAGAGCCTGCAGCTCCTGAACCGCCTGATAACGGTCTTCAAAACTTGCATTCGGGTCTTTGATCCGTGCTTTGATCTCAGCCCGCTTCGCCGCGTACTTAGCGGCCAGCTTTGCGCGTTTGGTTTCGCGCGCCACCATGCTTTTCTTAGCCATATCTACGCCTTACTTGCGGAACGGGAACTTGAACGCATCAAGCAAAGCCCGCCCTTCTTCGTCGTTGCGTGCCGACGTGGTGATCGTGATGTCCATACCGCGCAGGCGGTCAACCTTGTCGTAATCGATCTCAGGAAAGATGATCTGCTCGGTCACGCCCAGGCTGTAGTTGCCATTGCCGTCAAATGACTTCGGATTCAAACCACGGAAGTCACGGATACGCGGCAGTGCGATCACAATCAGACGCTCGAGAAACTCGTACATCCGCTCGCGACGCAACGTGACACGTGCACCAACAGGCCAGCCGTCACGGATCTTGAAACCAGCGACCGACTTACGAGCCAGACGCACCTGCGGTTTCTGACCGGTAATCTTGGTCAGATCGGCCACGGCGTGCTCGATGATTTTCTTGTCGGCTACCGCTTCGCCCAGGCCCATGTTCACCGTGATTTTGGTGATGCGCGGGGTCGCCATGACCGGGCAGTCCAGCTTCTGCTGGATTTCCGTAGCGAGCTTGTCGCGATAAAGAGTCTGCAAATTCGACATATCTTAGCCCCCGACCACGTCGCCGGTGGAGCGATAAACACGCTGCTTCACCCCGTCAACAACCTTGTAGCTAACGCGGTCAGCTTTTTCGGTCTTGGGGTTGTACAGCATCACATTGGACACATGAATCGGAGCTTCCTGCTGGACGATACCGCCCTGCACACCCTGATTCGGATTCGGTTTGACATGCTTCTTGACGATATTCACGCCTTCAACCAGAAGACGCTCGTCGTCACGCACGCCGATCACCGTACCGCGACGACCTTTGTCACGACCGGCTGTGATGACAACGTCATCACCTTTACGGATACGGTTCATTACAAAACCTCCGGGGCCAGCGAGATGATGCGCATATACTTCTCGCGAAGCTCGCGGGTCACTGGGCCAAAAATACGCGTGCCAATCGGCTCCAGCTTGGAGCTCAACAGCACCGCTGCGTTGGTGTCGAAGCGGATCAACGAGCCATCCGGGCGACGTACACCATGACGGGTACGCACCACGACTGCGTTATGCACTTCACCTTTCTTGACCTTGCCACGCGGGATCGCGTCTTTGACGCTGACCTTGATGACATCGCCAACGTTGGCATAGCGCCGATGCGAACCGCCCAGCACCTTGATGCACTGAACTTTGCGCGCGCCGCTGTTATCCGCAGCCAGCAATACAGTTTCTGTCTGAATCATTTTCCGTTACTCCAGACCAGCACGCTCGACAATCTCGACCAGCTTCCAGGTCTTGGACTTGGACAGCGGGCGGCATTGCACGACCGTAACGCGATCGCCGATCTGGCAGTCATTGCTCTCATCATGCGCGTGCACTTTGTGCGAACGCGAGATGTACTTGCCATACAGCGCATGTTTTTCACGATGCTCAACCAGAACGGTGATGGTTTTATCCATCTTGTTGCTGGTGACCGTGCCCATCAAACGCGGGGCGCCTTTTTCACTCTGGCTCATGCCTGACGTCCTTTCTCATTCAGGATGGTTTTAACCCGCGCGATCTCGCGGCGGACTTCACGCACCCGATGGCTTTTCATGGACTGGCCAGTGGCCAGCTGCAGGCGCAGATTGAACTGCTCGCGGCGCAGAGCTACCAGCTCAGCGGCGAGATCTTCAGCGCCCTTGTCACGAAGTTCACTGGCCTTCATCACAGGATCGTCCGATTAACAAATACAGTCTTGATCGGCAGTTTGGCTGCTGCCAGGCGGAACGCCTCGCGTGCAACGTCTTCACCGACACCTTCCATTTCGTAAAGCATCTTGCCGGGCTGAATCTGGGCGACCCAGTACTCGACATTACCCTTACCTTTACCCATACGAACCTCGATCGGCTTTTTGCTGATCGGCTTGTCCGGGAAAATACGAATCCAGATCTTGCCGCCACGTTTGATGTGACGGGTCATGGCACGACGTGCGGCCTCGATCTGACGTGCGGTCACACGACCACGACCGACTGCCTTGAGTCCGTACTCGCCAAATGACACGGCGTTGCCATTCTGGGCCAGGCCACGGTTACGGCCTTTCTGCTGTTTGCGGAATTTCGTCCGCTTTGGCTGCATCATGACTTATGACTCCTTAGGCGGCCGCTTCGCGGGTGGTGTTTTCGCCCTGGCCTTCAAAGACCTCACCACGGAACACCCACACCTTGATTCCGATGATGCCGTAGGTGGTCTTGGCCTCAGCCAGACCATAATCGACATCGGCGCGCAGGGTATGCAGCGGCACACGGCCTTCGCGATACCATTCAGTACGCGCAATTTCAGCGCCGTTCAGGCGACCCGACACTTCGATCTTGATACCGCCGGCACCGAGACGCATCGCATTGGACACGGCGCGCTTCATGGCCCGACGGAACATGATGCGACGCTCGAGCTGCTGCGCGACCGATTCAGCCACCAGATAAGCATCAAGCTCGGGCTTGCGGATTTCCTCGACCGACAGCTTGACCGGCATACCGACCATGCCCTGCACAGCCTGGCGCAGCTTCTCAATGTCCTCGCCCTTCTTGCCGATCACGATCCCCGGGCGCGCGGTGTGCACGGTCACGGAAACCTTACCAGCCAGACGGTCGATCTGAACTCGGCTGACCGAAGCATTCTTGAGCTTGGCGCGAATAAAATCACGCAGCTTCAGATCTTCGTTCAGATTCTTGCGGTACTCACCCTTCTCGGCATACCAAACGGAGGACCATTCCGAGGTCACTCCCAGGCGAAAGCCTACGGGTTGGATTTTCTGACCCATTTGTCTTCCTTACTCCGCGACCCGGATGGTGATGTGGCTGGATCGCTTCATGATGCGGTCGGCGCGGCCCTTGGCTCGCGTTTTGATCCGTTTCAGAGGCGTCGCGCCGTCAACGAAGATCTCGGAGACCTTCAGCTCGTCAACATCCGCGCCGTCATTGTTTTCCGCATTAGCAATTGCCGAGTCCAACACCTTTTTGATGATGTCGGCGCCTTTCTTGCTGCTGAAGGTCAGCAGCTGCAGTGCTTTCTCAACCGGCATACCACGAATCTGATCAGCAACCAGACGCGCTTTCTGCGGCGAAATGCGGGCGTGTTTCAATTTAGCCTGTGTAGCCATCGCTTATTCCTTCTTAGGACTTGCGATCACCCGAGTGACCTTTAAAGGTCCTCGTCGGTGCAAATTCACCCAGCTTGTGACCGACCATCTGTTCGGACACATACACCGGCGTGTGCTGGCGACCGTTGTGCACGGAAATAGTCAGACCGACCATATCCGGCGTCACCATGGAACGGCGCGACCAAGTTTTGATCGGGCGCTTAACCCGGGCATCAGCGGCTTCCGCCACTTTCTTTGCCAGGTGCAGGTCAACAAACGGACCCTTACGAATCGAACGGGGCATGCTGACTCCTTACTTACGACGACGATCGCGAACGATCATGTTGTCGGTGCGCTTGTTCTTACGGGTGCGATAGCCTTTGGTCGGCATCGCCCACGGGCTGACCGGATGACGGCCACCGGAGGTACGACCCTCACCACCACCATGCGGATGGTCAACCGGGTTCATCGCCACACCGCGAACGGTCGGGCGAACACCACGCCAACGCTTGGCACCCGCTTTACCCAACGACTGCAAACTGTGCTCGCCGTTGCTGCACTCACCGATCACCGCACGGCACTCAACCGGCACCTTGCGCATTTCACCGGAGCGCAAACGCAGGGTGGCATGACCACCGTCGCGCGCAACCAACTGAACCGCGGCACCAGCGCTACGCGCCAACTGCGCACCCTTGCCCGGGCGCAGCTCGATGCAATGCACCACGCTACCCAGCGGGATGTTGGCCAGCGGCATGCAGTTGCCGGGCTTAATCGGCGCGCTGGAACCGGAACGAATCGCGTCACCAGCCTTCACGCCCTTGGGCGCGATGATGTAACGACGCTCACCGTCGGCATACTTCAGCAGTGCGATGTGGGCAGTACGGTTCGGATCGTATTCAATACGCTCGACAACGGCCGCAACCGCGTCCTTGTTACGCTTGAAATCGATCACACGATAACGCTGCTTGTGACCACCACCACGATGCCGGGTGGTGATACGGCCAGCGTTGTTACGACCGCCAGTTTTCGACTTTTTCTCGACCAATGCCTGGTGCGGCCGGCCCTTGTACAGGTCCTGGCCAACCACGCGAACGACGTGACGCCGCCCTGCTGAAGTCGGTTTGGCTTTTTGAGTGGCCATTATAGAGATTCCCTTTACGATCCGGGGCTTACTTGACGCCAGACGTGAAGTCGATTTCCTGGCCCTCGGCCAGCTTCACGTAAGCTTTTTTCCAGTCCGAGCGACGACCGAAGCTACGCCCGAAACGCTTGCTTTTGCCCTTGACATTAACCGTGGTCACGGCAGCGACCTTAACGTCAAAGAGACCTTCAACCGCGCGGCGAATTTCCGGCTTGCTCGCATCACGAGCAACCTCGAACACCACAACATTGCCCTCTTCAGCAACGCGCGAGGACTTTTCAGTCACCAGCGGCGCGAGGAGAACCTGGAAGGCACGTTCTTGTGCAGACTGCGCAGCATTCATGACAACGTCTCCGACAGAGCTTCAGCCGCACGCGCCGTCAGCACCACGTAATCGGCGCCAACCAACGCGGCCGGATTCAAACGCGCCGCTTCGCACAGTTCAACATTCCACAGATTGGACGCACCGCGCTGAAGCTCGGCACCCATCTCGGTATCCACAACCAGCACGCGACCTTCGGCAACACCAGACAGCCAGGCCAGCACGCTCTTGGTCCGATGGTCAGGCAGATTGATCTCCTTGACCACACGCAGACGCTCCTGACGGTTCAATTCAGACAGAATTGAACGCAAGCCGGCGCGCCACTGCTTCTTGTTGATTTTCTGAGAAAAATCACGCGGATGCAGAGCAAAGGCTTGACCACCGCCAACCCAGATGGGCGAGCGGATGGTACCTGCACGGGCACGGCCGGTACCTTTCTGACGCCACGGCTTACGACCGCCACCACTTACTGCAGCGCGGTTTTTGCCAGCCTTGGTTCCAGCGCGACCACCAGCCTGATAGGCCGTGACCAGCTGATGAATGAGATCCTGGTTGAAATCCGCGCCAAACACTTTGTCGCCGACCTCGACCGATCCGTCACCGATATGAAGATTCAACTGCATGATGATTTCGCCTACGCCGCGCCTTTGACCGCCGGACGAATGACCAGATCGCCACCCTTGGCACCCGGCACACCCCCCTTGATCAAAAGCAGGTTTTTCTCTGCATCGACACGCACAACTTCAAGGTTCTGCACCGTGCGACGCGCGTTACCCAGGTGGCCAGCCATCTTCTTGCCC
Proteins encoded in this window:
- a CDS encoding DNA-directed RNA polymerase subunit alpha — translated: MSGVSELLKPRLVEVEELGPNRAKIVLEPLERGFGHTLGNALRRIMLSSIPGAAITQVEIDGVVHEYSTIEGVQEDVLDILLNLKNVAVRMNAREEAKLTLKKSGDGAVTAGDIQLDHDVEIVNPDLHLANLTGGSLDMTLTVTRGRGYVPAASRASMSEEETDLVSGLRLDASYSPVRRVSYSVDAARVEQRTNLDKLILDVHTNGGIAPGEAVRVAAGILRDQLTVFVDLDEEAAAPQPEAGPSEEVNPALMRPIDELELTVRSANCLKAENIYYVGDLVQRTEVELMKTPNLGKKSLNEIKDVLEQQGLSLGMELDSWTSPSSEAKA
- the rpsD gene encoding 30S ribosomal protein S4 codes for the protein MAKYTGPKCKQARRAGTDLFLKSRGRSLEGKCRIDAPPGQHGARRGARLSDYGLQLREKQKLRQMYGVLERQFRNYYKKAAQQKGATGALLLQMLERRLDNVVYRMGFAATRAEARQLVNHKAISVNGQTVNIPSYQVSAGDIVSVRERAKNQIRIKDALDVATQVGLKDWVEVDEKKLEGTFKSIPDRDQFLEDINENLVVELYSK
- the rpsK gene encoding 30S ribosomal protein S11; the encoded protein is MAQPKSARTKKRVKKNIPEGIAHIHATFNNTIIMITDRQGNALAWATSGGSGFKGSRKSTPFAAQVAAEKAGTVAAEHGVKNLEVRVKGPGPGRESAIRSLNANGFRITNITDVTPIPHNGCRPPKRRRV
- the rpsM gene encoding 30S ribosomal protein S13; translated protein: MARIAGVNVPANKHTVIALQSIYGIGATRAAKICADSNIAPSAKIKDLTDAELEALRAGVGQYDVEGDLRREVSMNIKRLMDLGCYRGLRHRRGLPVRGQQTQTNARTRKGPRRPIRK
- the rpmJ gene encoding 50S ribosomal protein L36, with product MKVRASVKKMCRNCKVVRRQGTVRVICSTDPRHKQRQG
- the secY gene encoding preprotein translocase subunit SecY, with translation MANQGPLPDFGRLQELRNRILFVLGALLVYRIGTFIPVPGIDPVQLEALFEQQRGTILDLGVMFTGGALERLSLFALGIMPYISASIIMQLMTAVIPQLKEMRKEGEAGRRRITKYTRYGTLALATFQAIGATIALQSNGIAINPGPGFVFTATISLVTGTMFLMWLGEQISERGIGNGISIIIFASIVAGLPSALGGTAQLVSDGSIQGWQVLAILVLALLVTAFVVYVERAQRRIPIHHARRQMGRRGYSAQTQHLPLKLNMSGVIPPIFASSLILFPASMVRFFGEEGGGLVQTVANTLSPGQPLYVLLYALLIVFFCFFYTAIVFDSKETADNLKRSGAFVPGVRPGRQTASYIDKVLTRLTVSGAAYITAVCLLPEFLILEWNVPFYFGGTSLLIIVVVVMDFMAQLQAHMMSHQYDGLLKKANLKGSGKAGVPR
- the rplO gene encoding 50S ribosomal protein L15 produces the protein MRLNDLRSSKGARKTAKRVGRGPGSDMGKTCGRGVKGQKSRSGGYHKVGFEGGQMPLQRRLPKRGFNSASRELRDEVRLDALARFGDEAVTLESLKKAGLIRNKASLVKIIKAGEISVAVKVDGVPATAGARAAIEAAGGSVN
- the rpmD gene encoding 50S ribosomal protein L30 produces the protein MSETKTLRITLVKSLNGRLQSHKDCVRGLGLRRMHHSVERAATPENMGMVNKVRYLLNVEEVSA
- the rpsE gene encoding 30S ribosomal protein S5, yielding MAKTDNEAQSDLQEKLVAVNRVAKVVKGGRIFSFTALTVVGDGAGRVGYGYGKAREVPVAIQKAMEKARRNMVDVRLKGDTVQHKVIGRHGATQVVIRPASEGTGVIAGGAMRAVMEVAGVQNVLAKSYGSRNPINVVRATVNGLTSIYDPEYIAAKRGKKVAELLGDSSAA
- the rplR gene encoding 50S ribosomal protein L18; amino-acid sequence: MDKKIARQRRARKARAKIHELEMHRLCIHRTPRHIYAQLIEPESGRTLASASTLQNDVRDGLKNTGNVEAARKVGALIAAKAKELGVESVAFDRSGFRYHGRVQALADAAREGGLQF
- the rplF gene encoding 50S ribosomal protein L6, producing the protein MSRIAKYPIELPKGVEIKVDGQEVTVKGSKGQMALTLNDGIELAVEGNVVRIADSSIERNAAMSGTTRALLANMTQGVSAGFERKLELVGVGYRAQAQGKNLNLTLGFSHPVVYELPEGITAETPSQTEIILKGSDKQVLGQAAAEIRAYRPPEPYKGKGVRYADEYVRRKEAKKK
- the rpsH gene encoding 30S ribosomal protein S8; translation: MSMTDPISDMLTRIRNGQAARLTTVSMPSSKVKKAIAQVLLDEGYISAFNSQKDGAKETLNIELKYFQGKPVIDLLQRVSKPSLRIYKSRDELPQVLGGLGVAIVSTSTGVMADRQARANGQGGEVLCIVA
- the rpsN gene encoding 30S ribosomal protein S14 codes for the protein MAKKSMVARETKRAKLAAKYAAKRAEIKARIKDPNASFEDRYQAVQELQALPRDSAPVRGQNRCELTGRPHGYYRRFGLARNKLREHTMRGEVPGLKKSSW
- the rplE gene encoding 50S ribosomal protein L5 — translated: MSNLQTLYRDKLATEIQQKLDCPVMATPRITKITVNMGLGEAVADKKIIEHAVADLTKITGQKPQVRLARKSVAGFKIRDGWPVGARVTLRRERMYEFLERLIVIALPRIRDFRGLNPKSFDGNGNYSLGVTEQIIFPEIDYDKVDRLRGMDITITTSARNDEEGRALLDAFKFPFRK
- the rplX gene encoding 50S ribosomal protein L24 — its product is MNRIRKGDDVVITAGRDKGRRGTVIGVRDDERLLVEGVNIVKKHVKPNPNQGVQGGIVQQEAPIHVSNVMLYNPKTEKADRVSYKVVDGVKQRVYRSTGDVVGG
- the rplN gene encoding 50S ribosomal protein L14, which encodes MIQTETVLLAADNSGARKVQCIKVLGGSHRRYANVGDVIKVSVKDAIPRGKVKKGEVHNAVVVRTRHGVRRPDGSLIRFDTNAAVLLSSKLEPIGTRIFGPVTRELREKYMRIISLAPEVL